A portion of the Deinococcus fonticola genome contains these proteins:
- the trpS gene encoding tryptophan--tRNA ligase, translated as MSRVFSGIQPTGEPHIGNYFGAMRNYVRLGEQFGKNSMYCVVDLHAITNPNAFDPATLAEKTYEMALANFAIGLDPSQVIFFVQSHVPEHHELNWIFTSITPVGELERMTQYKDKAGQFESIPSGLLMYPALMAADILLYKADTVPVGEDQDQHLELTREIARKFNHHFGQTFPEPKSVHDPNALRIPGVDGNGKMGKSKGPTSTIGILEPLDAIWQKLRVAPTDPARVRRTDPGNPDVCLIFDYHKLFSDLDTIQLVDRECRTAGIGCVDCKKKLMEGVTAHLTPIQQRAEELRTDPDYVKDALRQGAQEARAIARPVIEEVREKVGFLKL; from the coding sequence ATGTCTCGTGTCTTCAGCGGTATTCAGCCTACGGGTGAGCCTCACATTGGCAATTACTTTGGCGCGATGCGGAATTACGTGCGTCTGGGCGAGCAGTTCGGGAAGAACAGCATGTACTGCGTGGTGGATTTGCACGCGATCACCAACCCGAACGCCTTTGACCCGGCGACGCTGGCCGAGAAAACGTATGAGATGGCCCTGGCCAATTTCGCCATTGGCCTTGACCCCAGCCAGGTGATTTTCTTCGTGCAGTCGCACGTGCCGGAGCACCACGAACTGAACTGGATTTTCACTTCCATCACGCCGGTCGGTGAACTGGAGCGCATGACGCAGTACAAGGACAAAGCCGGGCAGTTCGAGAGTATTCCCAGCGGCCTGCTGATGTACCCGGCCCTGATGGCCGCCGACATCCTGCTGTACAAGGCCGACACCGTGCCGGTCGGTGAGGATCAGGATCAGCACCTGGAACTGACGCGGGAAATTGCGCGGAAATTCAACCATCATTTCGGGCAGACGTTCCCCGAACCCAAATCCGTGCACGACCCCAACGCCCTGCGCATTCCCGGCGTGGACGGCAACGGCAAGATGGGCAAGAGCAAGGGGCCGACCAGCACCATCGGCATTCTGGAGCCTCTGGACGCCATCTGGCAGAAGCTGCGCGTGGCCCCCACGGACCCGGCCCGCGTGCGCCGCACCGACCCCGGCAACCCGGACGTGTGCCTGATCTTCGATTACCACAAGCTCTTCTCGGATCTGGACACCATCCAGCTGGTCGACCGCGAGTGCCGCACCGCCGGCATCGGATGCGTGGACTGCAAGAAGAAGCTCATGGAAGGCGTGACCGCGCACCTTACGCCCATTCAACAGCGGGCCGAGGAGCTCCGCACCGACCCTGACTACGTAAAGGACGCCCTGCGCCAGGGCGCCCAGGAAGCCCGCGCCATCGCGCGGCCCGTCATCGAGGAAGTGCGCGAGAAAGTCGGGTTCCTGAAACTGTGA
- a CDS encoding NUDIX hydrolase, whose amino-acid sequence MPYQPILGTLGYILSEDRQHVLLVHRNARPEDQHLGKYNGLGGKLERGESVSAGMKREILEESGLSVTSMTLRGTVNWPGFGPNGEDWLGFIFIIDRYEGEAVTQNPEGTLTWEPIEKLLGGQLPIWEGDKHFLSLVFDDDPRAFHGVMPYENGRYVDWQYERL is encoded by the coding sequence ATGCCTTACCAGCCTATTCTCGGCACCCTCGGGTACATCCTCTCTGAAGACCGGCAGCACGTGCTCCTTGTTCACCGCAACGCCCGCCCGGAAGACCAGCACCTGGGCAAGTACAACGGCCTAGGCGGCAAACTGGAACGCGGTGAGAGCGTCAGCGCAGGCATGAAACGCGAGATTCTGGAGGAGTCCGGCCTGAGCGTGACCAGCATGACCTTGCGCGGCACGGTGAACTGGCCCGGTTTTGGCCCGAACGGCGAGGACTGGCTGGGGTTCATTTTCATTATCGACCGGTATGAAGGTGAGGCGGTCACGCAAAATCCGGAAGGCACGCTGACCTGGGAACCCATCGAGAAACTTCTGGGAGGTCAACTGCCCATCTGGGAGGGCGATAAACATTTCCTGTCTCTCGTCTTCGACGACGATCCCCGCGCCTTTCACGGCGTCATGCCCTACGAAAATGGCCGGTACGTCGACTGGCAATACGAACGGCTGTAA
- a CDS encoding multidrug DMT transporter, with translation MDTLKKAGLMTQHLDLFHHMQDLRSLLQLAAHMEERGDRAALIGQEGLTLIGTDTVSDASITTSKGATITAPVAYRLMAQLKGFDDEEYTVNRKELAALNARAVAELESSDALRAFADTLARISAAPQTPAQPTQSAEPAQAERPARGRRGAEEQNGEQPAA, from the coding sequence ATGGATACCCTTAAAAAAGCCGGCCTGATGACCCAGCACCTCGACCTCTTCCACCACATGCAGGATCTGCGCAGCCTCCTGCAACTCGCGGCCCACATGGAAGAACGCGGCGACCGCGCCGCCCTGATCGGTCAGGAAGGGCTGACGCTGATCGGCACGGACACCGTCAGCGACGCCAGCATCACCACCAGCAAGGGGGCCACCATCACCGCGCCCGTCGCCTACCGCCTGATGGCGCAGCTCAAGGGTTTCGACGACGAAGAGTACACGGTCAACCGCAAGGAACTCGCTGCCCTGAACGCCCGCGCCGTGGCCGAACTGGAAAGCAGCGACGCCCTGCGTGCTTTTGCCGACACGCTGGCCCGTATCAGCGCCGCGCCCCAGACCCCGGCCCAGCCCACCCAGAGTGCTGAACCCGCCCAGGCCGAACGCCCTGCGCGCGGACGCCGGGGCGCCGAGGAACAGAACGGCGAACAACCCGCGGCGTAA
- a CDS encoding S1C family serine protease, translated as MTRIRHFLLFGFLFLSAHGQAEGRAEVLPSGVWHENPLLRAPLSGPEQTGLAAQYRRARPATFLIADCPPAKCKPTDGVGTGFLIGSDGTALTAYHVVFQVRHPSVMMSDGRRYEAQVIGYDDQHDLAVLKVKVPKGTPFLPLAAGAFNPGDAVMVIGNGGQEFLKAKTGRLLALEADAGRADFPPGTWQLSAPIMPGDSGAPVLNFKGEVGGVVSFLRVSPDANVMAFAVPVAAHDTRLAALKKGLKRDAPIIGVGLNGPAALLFDLPASEFLKATRAQGLDLGRTPGAFFTSVTLGSPAARAGLKPVNYQGKGDVVTHVDGERVLNFSEFQYVVREHAPGETVTLTVLRGGKTVKLKMKLIGRATVKN; from the coding sequence ATGACGCGAATTCGCCATTTCCTGCTGTTTGGTTTCCTGTTCCTGAGTGCCCACGGGCAGGCGGAAGGGCGCGCAGAAGTGCTGCCCAGTGGGGTGTGGCACGAGAATCCGCTGCTCCGGGCGCCCCTGTCCGGGCCAGAACAGACGGGATTGGCGGCGCAGTACCGCCGGGCGCGTCCGGCCACCTTCCTGATCGCGGATTGCCCACCTGCGAAGTGCAAACCCACGGACGGCGTGGGTACCGGCTTCCTGATCGGTTCGGACGGCACGGCCCTGACGGCCTACCACGTGGTCTTTCAGGTGCGCCACCCCAGCGTGATGATGTCGGACGGGCGGCGCTATGAAGCGCAGGTCATCGGGTACGACGATCAGCACGACCTGGCGGTCTTGAAGGTCAAGGTGCCGAAAGGAACGCCTTTTCTGCCGTTGGCTGCCGGGGCGTTTAATCCGGGGGACGCGGTGATGGTCATCGGCAACGGGGGCCAGGAATTCCTGAAGGCCAAGACGGGCCGCCTGCTGGCCCTGGAGGCCGACGCCGGACGGGCCGATTTTCCGCCGGGGACGTGGCAACTGAGTGCGCCGATTATGCCGGGGGACAGTGGCGCGCCCGTCCTGAACTTCAAGGGTGAAGTGGGCGGCGTCGTCAGTTTCCTGCGCGTGTCGCCGGATGCCAATGTCATGGCGTTCGCTGTTCCCGTGGCGGCGCACGACACGCGCCTTGCGGCATTGAAAAAGGGCCTGAAAAGGGACGCCCCAATTATTGGCGTGGGGTTGAACGGCCCGGCTGCCCTGCTGTTCGACCTGCCCGCCAGCGAGTTCCTGAAGGCCACGCGGGCGCAGGGCCTCGATCTGGGCAGGACGCCGGGGGCGTTTTTTACGTCGGTCACGCTGGGCAGTCCGGCGGCGCGGGCGGGACTGAAACCTGTGAATTATCAGGGAAAAGGCGACGTGGTGACGCACGTAGACGGCGAACGGGTGCTGAACTTCAGTGAGTTTCAGTACGTGGTGCGCGAACATGCGCCCGGCGAAACGGTGACACTGACCGTGCTGCGCGGCGGGAAAACCGTGAAGTTGAAGATGAAATTGATCGGCCGCGCTACAGTCAAAAATTAA
- a CDS encoding gamma-glutamylcyclotransferase family protein translates to MSPPLTQVFVYGTLMPGERNAHVAQRGGPFSAQPATLHGYRLFHLSPENYPGLTPGTEADAVRGYTLTYTPAHWEQALSFLDRLEGLHETPALYTREQVQVRHDDGQFSDTWVYVYARPERLNAPGVQFIESGDWHEATTRDQHGEDHR, encoded by the coding sequence ATGAGTCCCCCGCTCACCCAGGTATTCGTGTATGGCACCCTGATGCCCGGCGAGAGAAATGCCCACGTCGCTCAGCGCGGCGGTCCCTTCAGCGCCCAGCCCGCCACCCTGCACGGGTACCGCCTGTTTCACCTCAGCCCGGAGAACTACCCCGGCCTGACGCCTGGAACCGAGGCCGATGCCGTGCGCGGTTACACGTTGACTTACACGCCCGCCCACTGGGAACAGGCCCTTTCCTTCCTCGACAGGCTCGAAGGCCTGCACGAAACGCCCGCCCTCTACACGCGGGAACAGGTTCAGGTGCGCCACGACGATGGACAGTTCTCGGACACCTGGGTGTACGTGTACGCCCGCCCGGAGCGCCTGAACGCCCCCGGCGTGCAATTCATTGAAAGCGGCGACTGGCACGAAGCCACAACACGAGATCAACATGGGGAAGATCACCGCTAA
- the rpsO gene encoding 30S ribosomal protein S15: protein MIDKKQIITENQKAGNDTGSTAVQVALLTARIQNLSAHLSANKKDKHGQRGLQLLNGQRRRLLKYLERTDYDQYIALTDKLGIRRGQRIVR, encoded by the coding sequence ATGATCGACAAGAAGCAAATCATCACCGAAAACCAGAAGGCCGGCAACGACACCGGGAGCACCGCCGTGCAAGTGGCCCTGCTGACCGCCCGCATTCAGAACCTGTCGGCTCACCTGAGCGCCAACAAGAAAGACAAGCACGGCCAGCGCGGCCTGCAACTCCTGAACGGCCAGCGCCGCCGCCTGCTGAAATACCTGGAGCGCACCGACTACGACCAGTACATCGCCCTGACCGACAAGCTCGGCATTCGTCGCGGTCAGCGCATCGTTCGCTGA